DNA from Cyanobacteriota bacterium:
TTTCTTACTGTCTAAATGCTCTGAATGACAGGATACAGAAATTTGTTGTATCTTACAAAGCTTCGCACACATTACTTAGGAGTTACTGATGATCAGCATGATTCCTCATGTTTCACGATTGTTTGTTTACCCAATTAAATCTTTGGATCGAGTTGATATTGAGACAGTTACTGTACTCAACAGTGGTGCGCTGAGGCACGATCGTGAGTTTGCAATCTTTGACCAACAGGGCTACGTTGTCAATGGGAAGCGAAATAAAAAAGTTCATGCTTTACGCTCTAAGTTTAATCTCGACACCAACATTGTTTCACTGCGGGTGCAGGGAACCAACCACACCAATGAGTTTCATATCGAGAGGGAGCGTGATGCTCTTGAAGATTGGCTAGGTGAATACTTTGGTTTTCCAGTAGAGGTTAAACGAAACCTTGACAGAGGCTTTCCAGATGACACAGAATCTCCTGGTCCAACGATCGTCAGTACAGCAACGCTAGCAGTGATTGCCTCCTGGTATCCCGGACTTAACGTTGAAGAAATCCGTCTGCGCTTTCGTACGAACATCGAAATTTCAGGTGTTCCTCCATTTTGGGAAGATCGATTGTTTGCAAAAGCAGGAAGAGTTGTTCATTTCCAGATTGGAGATGTCCGATTTATGGGGATTAATCCTTGCCAACGCTGCGTCGTAGTTACTCGCGATTCTCAAACTGGGGCAGTTTACCCAAATTTCCAAAAAACATTTATCACACAACGACAAGCTACGTTACCTGAATGGTCAGAGCGAACGCGCTTTAATCACTTCTACCGCCTGGCGGTTAACACACAGCTACCTGTTACTGAAGCAGGAAAAACAATTTGTATTGGTGACGAACTTAGGATTGACTCATCTAACCAGTGACTTTCAATAGTTTGACCTCAAGCACCAACAACCAAGCCTTAGATAATTGTTCCAACCGATAGCTGAAGCAACAAAACTTGTATCAGGTTGCAACAGTTACCCTTACCCCAATCCTTCTCTCCGCCTCCCACTAACTGTAGCTATTAACCGGCTGTGATGTAAGCAAAAACAGGGATTGAATGCAGTTACTACTAGATCATCTAGCTCTTAGCGCAAGGGAAACCCCTGAAGAGGTAGCGGCATTGACAGGTTACAGTCGAGGGTGGATCTATGAGGGGGTATTGCTGGAATTGGTATGACTTGCTGTAGCCCAGTTCTTTGCCCATGTGAGGGTTTCATGCACAGTGTCTGGAGTAGCGGCTTCGCAGTAGAGCCGTAACACTGGTTCTGTACCACTGAAGCGGATCATCAACCATCGACCATCGGCTAATCGAAATTTGTAGCCGTCGATCGTGTTGCAGTCCACCACATGTTGTCCAGCAATGGTTTGGGGGGGTTGAGATTGCAGTTGTTCCAGCAGACGCGATCGGTCATCCATGCCAGCTAGGGTGAGGTCAATGCGATCGTAGGCTGACGCAAACCCAGTGCGCTCCTGCAAGCTGCGGTATAGGGCACTGAGATCTTGACG
Protein-coding regions in this window:
- a CDS encoding MOSC N-terminal beta barrel domain-containing protein, which encodes MISMIPHVSRLFVYPIKSLDRVDIETVTVLNSGALRHDREFAIFDQQGYVVNGKRNKKVHALRSKFNLDTNIVSLRVQGTNHTNEFHIERERDALEDWLGEYFGFPVEVKRNLDRGFPDDTESPGPTIVSTATLAVIASWYPGLNVEEIRLRFRTNIEISGVPPFWEDRLFAKAGRVVHFQIGDVRFMGINPCQRCVVVTRDSQTGAVYPNFQKTFITQRQATLPEWSERTRFNHFYRLAVNTQLPVTEAGKTICIGDELRIDSSNQ
- a CDS encoding phosphoglucomutase/phosphomannomutase family protein produces the protein FLSSQVLIPILIEHLAMRRGYSGEVVKTVSGSDLMPKVANLFNLPLFETPVGYKYIADRMLETQVLLGGEESGGIGYGHHIPERDALLSALYVLEAVAQSRQDLSALYRSLQERTGFASAYDRIDLTLAGMDDRSRLLEQLQSQPPQTIAGQHVVDCNTIDGYKFRLADGRWLMIRFSGTEPVLRLYCEAATPDTVHETLTWAKNWATASHTNSSNTPS